In the genome of Ammospiza nelsoni isolate bAmmNel1 chromosome 7, bAmmNel1.pri, whole genome shotgun sequence, one region contains:
- the RPL37A gene encoding large ribosomal subunit protein eL43, which translates to MAKRTKKVGIVGKYGTRYGASLRKMVKKIEISQHAKYTCSFCGKTKMKRKAVGIWHCGSCMKTVAGGAWTYNTTSAVTVKSAIRRLKELKDQ; encoded by the exons ATG GCCAAGCGCACCAAGAAGGTCGGGATCGTGGGTAAATATGGGACCCGTTACGGTGCATCCCTTAGGAAAATGGTGAAGAAGATTGAAATCAGCCAGCATGCCAAGTATACCTGCTCCTTCTGTGGCAAG ACCAAGATGAAGAGGAAGGCTGTGGGTATCTGGCACTGCGGGTCCTGCATGAAGACAGTTGCTGGTGGTGCCTGGACTTACAA TACCACCTCTGCAGTGACAGTCAAATCTGCCATCAGAAGACTGAAGGAACTGAAAGACCAGTAG